From Bos indicus isolate NIAB-ARS_2022 breed Sahiwal x Tharparkar chromosome 4, NIAB-ARS_B.indTharparkar_mat_pri_1.0, whole genome shotgun sequence, the proteins below share one genomic window:
- the LRRN3 gene encoding leucine-rich repeat neuronal protein 3: protein MKDLPLQIHVLLGLAITTLVQAVDKKADCPQLCTCEIRPWFTPRSIYMEASTVDCNDLGLSNFPARLPADTQILLLQTNNIAKIEYSIDFPVNLTGLDLSQNNLSSVTNINVKKMPQLLSVYLEENKLTELPEKCLSGLSNLQELYINHNLLSTISPGAFIGLHNLLRLHLNSNRLQMINSKWFEALPNLEILMIGENPIIRIKDMNFKPLINLRSLVIAGINLTEIPDNALVGLENLESISFYDNRLIKVPNVALQKAVNLKFLDLNKNPINRIRRGDFSNMLHLKELGINNMPELISIDSLAVDNLPDLRKIEATNNPRLSYIHPNAFFRLPKLESLMLNSNALSALYQGTVESLPNLKEISIHSNPIRCDCVIRWINMNKTNIRFMEPESLFCVDPPEFQGQNVRQVHFREMMEICLPLIAPESFPSNLDLEAGSYVSLHCRATAEPQPEIYWITPSGKKLLPNTLTNKFYVHSEGTLDISGITPAEGGLYTCIATNLVGADLKSVMIKVDGSLPQDNNGSLNIKIKDVQANSVLVSWKASSKILKSSIKWTAFVKAENSHAAQSARIPSDVKVYNLTHLNPATEYKICIDIPTIYQTSRKQCVNVTTKGLDPDQKEYEKNNTTTFMACLGGSLGIIGVICLFSFLSQEVNCDGGHNYVRNYLQKPTFAFSELYPPLINLWETGKEKGTALEVKATVIGVPTNMS, encoded by the coding sequence ATGAAGGACCTGCCACTCCAAATTCATGTGCTACTTGGCCTAGCTATCACTACCCTAGTACAAGCTGTAGATAAAAAAGCAGATTGCCCACAGTTATGTACGTGTGAAATCCGGCCCTGGTTTACACCTCGATCCATCTATATGGAGGCATCTACCGTGGATTGTAATGATTTAGGTCTTTCAAATTTCCCAGCCAGACTGCCTGCTGACACACAGATTCTGCTACTACAGACTAACAATATTGCAAAAATTGAATACTCCATAGACTTTCCAGTAAACCTTACTGGCCTGGACTTATCTCAAAACAATTTATCTTCAGTCACCAACATTAATGTAAAAAAGATGCCTCAGCTTCTTTCTGTAtacctagaagaaaacaaacttactgaGCTGCCTGAAAAATGTCTGTCTGGACTAAGCAACTTACAAGAACTCTATATTAATCACAACTTGCTTTCTACAATTTCACCAGGAGCCTTTATTGGCCTACATAATCTTCTTCGACTTCATCTCAATTCAAACAGATTGCAGATGATCAACAGTAAGTGGTTTGAGGCTCTTCCCAATCTGGAGATTCTGATGATTGGGGAAAATCCAATCATCAGAATCAAAGATATGAACTTTAAACCTCTTATCAATCTTCGCAGCCTGGTTATAGCTGGTATAAACCTCACAGAAATACCAGATAACGCCTTGGTTGGACTTGAaaacttagaaagcatctctTTTTATGACAACAGGCTTATTAAAGTGCCCAATGTTGCTCTTCAAAAAGCAGTAAACCTCAAATTTTTGGATCTAAATAAAAATCCCATTAACAGAATACGGAGGGGAGATTTTAGCAATATGCTACACTTAAAAGAGTTGGGAATAAACAATATGCCTGAGCTGATTTCCATCGACAGTCTTGCTGTGGATAACTTACcagatttaagaaaaatagaaGCGACTAACAACCCCAGGTTGTCTTACATTCACCCAAATGCATTCTTCCGGCTGCCCAAGCTGGAATCACTTATGCTTAACAGCAATGCCCTTAGTGCCCTGTACCAGGGTACAGTTGAATCTCTGCCAAACCTCAAGGAAATCAGCATACACAGCAATCCTATCAGGTGTGACTGTGTCATCCGTTGGATTAATATGAACAAAACCAACATTCGATTTATGGAGCCAGAGTCACTGTTTTGTGTGGACCCGCCCGAATTCCAAGGCCAGAATGTGCGGCAGGTGCATTTTAGGGAAATGATGGAGATCTGTCTCCCTCTTATAGCTCCTgagagttttccttccaatctggatttagaaGCTGGGAGTTATGTTTCCTTACACTGTAGAGCTACTGCAGAGCCACAGCCTGAAATCTACTGGATAACACCTTCTGGTAAAAAACTCTTGCCTAATACTCTAACAAATAAGTTCTATGTCCATTCTGAAGGCACACTTGACATAAGCGGCATCACCCCAGCAGAAGGGGGTTTGTATACCTGCATAGCAACTAACCTGGTGGGTGCTGACTTAAAGTCTGTTATGATCAAAGTGGATGGGTCTCTTCCCCAGGATAACAATGGGTccttgaatattaaaataaaagatgttcAGGCCAATTCCGTTCTGGTGTCTTGGAAAGCAAGTTCTAAAATTCTCAAATCCAGTATTAAGTGGACAGCCTTCGTCAAGGCTGAGAATTCCCATGCTGCCCAAAGTGCGCGAATACCATCTGATGTCAAGGTGTATAATCTTACTCATCTGAACCCAGCAACTGAGTATAAGATTTGTATTGATATCCCCACCATCTACCAAACAAGCAGAAAACAATGTGTAAATGTCACCACAAAAGGTTTGGACCCTGATCAAAAAGAGTATGAAAAGAATAACACCACAACATTTATGGCTTGCCTTGGAGGCTCTCTGGGGATTATTGGTGTGATATGTCTTTTCAGCTTCCTCTCTCAAGAAGTCAACTGTGATGGTGGACATAACTATGTAAGGAATTACTTACAGAAACCAACCTTTGCATTCAGTGAGCTTTATCCTCCTCTGATCAACCTCTGGGAAACAGGCAAAGAAAAAGGTACAGCACTGGAAGTAAAAGCAACTGTTATAGGTGTGCCAACTAACATGTCCTAA